ATTAGATGGGGCTTTGGCCAGGGTTTCAAATAAGATAACGCGGTTTGGGGACTTTTTTGACTCTACTATAGATAGATATTCTGATCTCACACTCTATTCTGGCCTTATTGTCTTTTATTTCCTTAAGCAAGATATCATCTATATAATCCTTGTCTGTATCGTATCAATAGGTTCTGTTTCAACGAGTTATGTTCGGGCAAAGGGACAAAATGTTATTCCGATAAAATGTGATGTGGGTTTTATGGAAAGACCGGAACGCATTGTTACATTAATTATCGCTGCCCTTTTTAACCATATACATATAGCCATTTGGATTCTTGCAATCCTAACACACTTAACAGTAATCCATAGGATTTTATATGTAAAAAAGGCTCTTGAGAATCCTGCTCACTTAGAGAGTGGTGAATTTAAGGTACCCAATATCTATGAAGGAAAGAGTTCTTTTAAGACATCATTGATGAAGATACTCTTTTTAGATTATGAAAGAATGACCTGGCAGTATGACCTTATATGTGGAATCATTATATTCATCCTTATCTTTCCACCTTTTTAAGCTTCATCAGAAAAAAATGTCATCATTTTTTCAGGTAATTTCTTTATAGTATAAATTGTATTAATAAATCATAAAATTTTTTAAAAATCTATTTCTTCTTTTTCTTTGTTACTTTTTTCTTCTTTTTTGCCTTTAATCCAATTTTCTCATATATCAAGTCCATATTAACTGACCGTTCAAAGAGCTCAGCCCCTCTTAAAACCTTTTCCGCAACGCTTCCTACAGAACATGACTGAGACCAGAACGTCCATGCGTACCCATAACAATTAAATCTGCATTAAGACTCTTAGCTTTATTAACTATCTCGAGAAAAGGCTGTCCCGATGTCATTTCTGTTGATAAATTATACTTCTCATAATACTCTTCAGGAATCAAGCTTCTCAATTCCCTTTCCACTTCTTCCTCTTGCTGTTTCTTGATCTTCTGCAAAAAACCTGATTCGTAGT
This genomic stretch from Nitrospinota bacterium harbors:
- a CDS encoding CDP-alcohol phosphatidyltransferase family protein, with protein sequence LDGALARVSNKITRFGDFFDSTIDRYSDLTLYSGLIVFYFLKQDIIYIILVCIVSIGSVSTSYVRAKGQNVIPIKCDVGFMERPERIVTLIIAALFNHIHIAIWILAILTHLTVIHRILYVKKALENPAHLESGEFKVPNIYEGKSSFKTSLMKILFLDYERMTWQYDLICGIIIFILIFPPF
- a CDS encoding universal stress protein, yielding MENIENILVSLTVTKDSKNILDHAISIAEKFNAKIVVFHVLREPKMDLSEINYESGFLQKIKKQQEEEVERELRSLIPEEYYEKYNLSTEMTSGQPFLEIVNKAKSLNADLIVMGTHGRSGLSHVL